CGACGCTCGGGCGGGCCTTCGCCTCGCTCGCCGACTCGCCGCACGCGCCCGCGGACGTCATCGCGGACTGCGGACGTATCAGCGGGGACACCCCGGTGATGGAGATGTTCCCGCAGGCGGCGCTGCTGCTCCTGGTGGCGCGGGCCGAGCCGGAGTCGCTGGCGCGGGTGCGGGACCGGGCGGCCGCGCTGTCCGCGAAGCTGCACGGCGGGCCGCGGGGCGCCGCCTCGCTCGCGACGCCGCTGATCGGGGTCGTCCTGATCTGCGACACCGGTGACGCGCCCAAGATGGTGCACCAGGTCAACGAGATGCTCATGGCCGCGCAGACCGGCGCCCGCGTCTTCGGCACGCTGGCCCACGACCCGTCCGGCGCCGAGCAGTTGGCCGGGCGCAAGCGCGGACGGCTCGACAAGTCGCTGCTGATCCGCTCGGCGCGCAAGGTGACCGTGGACCTCTACCAGCAGTACGGCACCGCCTGGCAGACGCCGGCCGCGGGAGCCGGGCGATGAGTTCCGTCGACCATCAACTGGTGAAGCGGTTCCGGCAGGACGCCGGTGACCGTATCGCCGAGCAGCGCCGCCTGGACCAGGTGTCCGGTGTCACGCCGATGTCCGGCGAGGACGAACGGCAGTACGCGCGGGCGGTGATCGCGCAGATCCTGGAGGAGTACGCGCGCGCCGAGATCAGCGCGGGCCGTACGCCGCTGGACGCGGAGACCGAGGAGCAGTACGCGGCCGCCGTGCACGCGGCGCTGTTCGGGGTGGGCCGCCTTCAGCCGCTGCTCGACGACGCCGAGGTCGAGAACATCGACATCAACGGGTGCGACCAGGTCTTCGTCGGCTACGCGGACGGCCGTGAGGTCACGGGCGAGCCGGTCGCCGAGTCCGACGAGGAGCTCATCGAGCTGATCCAGATCCTCGGTGCGTACTCGGGTCTGTCCTCGCGTCCCTTCGACTCCGCGAACCCGCAGCTCGACCTGCGGCTGCCGGACGGTTCGCGACTGTCCGCCGTGATGGACGTGACGCGCAGGCCCGCGCTGTCGATCCGGCGTGCCCGGATGGGCAAGGTCTTCATGTCCGACCTGGTGGGCAACGGCACGCTCACCCCGGAGGTCGCGCACTTCCTGGCCTGCGCGGTACGGGCCCGTAAGAACATCATGATCGCCGGGGCCACCAACGCCGGAAAGACCACCCTGCTGCGGGCGCTCGCCAACGAGATCCCGCCGCACGAGCGTCTGATCACCGTCGAACGCGCCCTGGAGCTCGGCCTCGACACCTTCACCGATCTGCACCCGAACGTCGTCGCGTTCGAGGAACGGCTGCCCAACTCCGAGGGGCAGGGCACCATTTCGATGGCGGAGCTGGTGCGGCGGTCACTGCGTATGAACCCCTCGCGGGTCATCGTCGGTGAGGTGCTCGGCGACGAGATCGTCACCATGCTGAACGCCATGTCGCAGGGCAACGACGGCTCGCTGTCGACGATCCACGCGAACAGCTCCAGCGAGGTGTTCAACCGTATTTCCACCTACGCGCTCCAGGCCACCGAGCGGCTGCCCATCGAGGCGAGCCAGATGCTGGTGGCGGGCGCGGTGAACTTCGTCGTGTTCATCCAGCGGCGCAACAACTACCAGAGCGGCGGGCGTCTTCAGCGCATGGTGACCTCGGTCCGCGAGGTCAACGGCGTCGACGGCCGGGTGCTGTCCAGCGAGGTCTTCGCCGAGGCGCCGGGCGGGCAGATCGTCCCGCACGCGCCCATATCCTGCCTGGAGGAACTCGCTGCCTTCGGCTACCGGCCCACCGGGAACTGGGGGTGAGCACGATGACGGACACGAGTGGCGTCCCGGGTACCGCGGCCGGGAGCCTCGACTCGCTGGGCTCCATGGGGGGACTGTTCTCCACCACGGTCCTGTACTCGCTGGGCTGCGGTGTCGCGGTCGGCGGCGGGCTCGCGCTGCTGCTGATCGCGGTGCGCGGACTGCCCGCGAAGCCCGCGCACGAGAAGGCGAAGTCCGGTGAACGGGCCGGTGAGCTCCTGCGGTTCGCCGGTCAGCGCGGCTCGATGGCCGGTGGTGCGGGCCTGGTGGTACTGCTGCTCACCCGCTGGGCGGTCGCCGGTATCGCGGCCGGAGTGCTGGTCTTCTTCTGGGACAAGCTGTTCGGCGGCGCCGCCGAGGAGCGCGCCGCGATGCGCCGGGTCGAGGCGCTGGCCGCCTGGACCGAGTCGCTGCGCGACACCATCGCCGGAGCCGTCGGCCTGGAACAGGCCATCCCCGCCTCCGCCCGCGCCGCCGCGCCGGTGCTGCGCCCGCACCTGGACGCCCTGGTGGACCGGCTGCGTGCCCGTACGCCGCTGCCCGACGCGCTCCAGACCCTCGCCGACGAGATCGACGACGCCTCCGCCGACATCATCGTCGCCGCCCTGATCCTCAACGCCAAGCTGCGCGGCCCCGGTCTGCGACAGGTCCTCGGCGCGCTCGCCAAGTCGGCGCGCGAGGAGGTCGACATGCGCCAGCGCGTGATGGCCCAGCGTGCCTCCACCCGGCGCTCGGTGCAGATCGTCGTCGCCGTCTCGATCGCCTTCGTGCTCGGCCTGTCCATCTTCAACCGGGAGTTCGTCTCGCCGTACGGCACGGCGGTCGGGCAGCTCGTACTCGCCTGCGTCTGCGGCCTGTTCGCGCTCGGCTTCTGGTGGCTGCGCAAGCTGTCGACCATCGACACCCCGGAGCGCTTCCTGGTGCACGACGAGCCCGGCGTGCAGTTCGTACGGCCGCGAGCGGGCGCGCCGGCCGGTCCGCCGCCGCAGCAGGGCCAGGCCCAGACTCTGCCCAGCCATGACGAGGGGGCCCGCCGATGAACCTGACCATGCCGGTGATCGTCGGTGCCGTGCTCGGCCTCGGCATCTTCGCCCTCGTACGGGCGTTGATGCCGTCCAAGCGCAGTGCGGTGGCGACCGTCGCACGGATCGACGCGATGCGGGCGCGCGGCGCCTCGCTGGAGTCCTCGCGCGGCCGGGAGCAGGAGTCCGGGCGGCTTGCCGGGGTGCGTTCCAGTGTCGGGCAGCGGGTCGCGGAGTTCTACCTCCAGCAGGGCTGGGAGCAGCGCTCGCTCCGCGCCGACCTGGCCGTACTCGACCGTGGCTGGGAGAAGTTCCTGGCCACGAAGGTGCTGCTGGCGGCGGCCGGTGTGTTCTTCGGGCCGTTCATGTTCGCCGTCGTGTGGACCCTCGGCTTCGGCAGCAGCCCGATCATCCCGGTCTGGCTGGCGCTGATGTTCGCCGCGCTCTTCTTCTTCCTGCCGGACCTGGAGGTACGCCGCGACGCCGCCGACAAGCGCCGCGACCTGCGCCGGGTCATCGGCGCCTATCTCGACCTGGTCTCGATGAGCCTGGCCGGCGGGCGCGGTCTGCCCGAGGCGCTGATGGCGGCGGCGGAGATCTCCGACGGCTGGGCCACCCAGCGCATCCGCAACGCGCTCGCCGACGCCCGGATCACCGGCATCAGCCAGTGGCAGGCGCTCGGCCAGCTCGGTGAGGAACTGGGCGTGGAGGAGCTGAAGGACCTCTCCGCCTCGCTCGCCCTGGTCGCCGACGACGGCGCCAAGGTCCGCGAGTCGCTCGCCTCCCGCGCGGAGACGATGCGGCACCGCGAACTCGCCGAGATCGAGGGCAGCGCGGGCGAGAAGTCGCAGTCCATGCTCGTCGCGCAGCTGCTGCTGTGCGCGGGCTTCCTTGTCTTCCTGATCTTCCCGGCGGCGATGCGTGTGTTCCAGGTCTGATACGGCAGCCGGCGGCCGCAACCGCGTGGCGCACCATGGGTGTGGTACCCGAGGAGCGACAAACAGCGGCAACAGCGCGGCAGAACAGCACAAGTAGCGGCATGCACCGACAAGTACCGGCGGAAACCGCCAAGTTCGGGCAACTGAACCACAGAGCACTGAGAGGAACGAGTAAGCCATGAACGGACCGCGATTCAGCCACCCCGCTGTGGACTTCCTGATCACCTTCCTGAAGACCCGTGTCGAGCGGGCGCGTTCGGGCGAGCTCGACCGTGGTGCCTCCGCCGTCGAGTGGGTGATCATCTCGGCCGTCGTCGTCGCCATCGTCGGCGTCGTCGCCGCGATCATCAACGAAGCCCTCAAGGGCGGCGCGGACAAGGTCGGCGACTGCATCGAGGGCGCGGACGCCAGCAAGACCTGCTGACCGGCCGCGAGAACGGTACGGGGCCGAAGCGGTACCGGGCCGGGACGCTACGAAGCCGAGGCGGTACCGAGGCGGTACGAAGCCGAGGCGGTACCGAGGCGGTACGAAGCCGAAGCGGTACGGAGCGGAAGCAGGAGGACCGGGCCGGTGAACGCCGGGCCGAAGGACGAGAGCGAGTAACGGGTGTCGCGCGTGCGCAGATGGGTTCGTCGGAGGGTGGAGGCTGCCTCCACCCACGGCGACTCCGGTATGAGCGCGATCGAGTTCGTGCTGCTCACGCCGATCCTGTTCTTCATGATCTTCGCGACGGTCCAGTTCGCGCTGTATCTGTTCGCCGACCACATCGCCCAGGCCGCCGCCCAGGCGGGCGCCCGCAAGGCACGCGCCACGGCCGACGCGGAGCCCGGCGCCTGGCGCGGCAAGGCCCGCGAGGTGGTCGACGACTACATCGAGCAGCTCGGCCCGAAGCTCGTCCTCGGCCCGGACGTCGACATGCTCCAGCCGGAGCAGAACACCGTCGGCGTCGAGATCACCGCCAAGATCCCCTCCGTGTTCCCCGGTCTCGACCTCACCGTGCACGCCCAGTCGAGCGGCCCGGTGGAGCGGTTCGTGGAGGACAACTGATGGCGGGGGTACGGGAGTTCGGCAGTGCCCGGGCGGGTGGTGCGGCGCTGCGCGTGTCCTTCGGGGCGCGACGGCGCGCGCTGGCGCGGCGGGCGCGCGGCGGCGACGCGGGCCTGTCCACCGTCGAGGTCGTCATCCTCGCCCCGGTGATGATCCTGTTCATCCTCGTACTCGTCGCCTTCGGCCAACTCGTCGACGGCCGGGGCGCCTTGGACGGTGCCGCCCGTGACGCGGCACGCGCGGGCTCCATCCAGAAGGACCACGCCACCGCGCTCGCCGAGGCACGCAAAGCGGCCAAGGCCGATCTGGAGGACGTCTGTTCGGGCCCGGTGACGGTACGGCAGACCAGCGTCGGCTTCGAGAACGACACCCTGTTCACCGTCGAAGTGAGCTGTGAAGTAAGAGGACTTGGGATGCTCGGCCTGAATGTCCCCACCACCCTGAAGGCCAGCTTCAGCTCGCCGCTCGACCCCTTCAAGAGGGTCGAGTGAACGGCGGCGGGCCGGGGCGCCCGGCGGCAGAGGGAGCGGCACATACGGCCGGACGTACGTCCCGCCGCTCGGCTCCGCGTACGGTCCGGTCCGTCGTACGCGGCTGGCTGGCCGCGCGTACGGACCGGCTGGACGACCGGGGCAGCGGCGCCGGAGCCGTCATCATCTTCGCCCTCGTCTTCCTGACCCTGGCCGCGTTCGTCATCGACGGCGGCCTGTCCATCTCCAAGCGCGAACGCGCCGCCGACATCGCCGAACAGGCCGCCCGTTACGCCGCCCAGGACATCGACCGCGAGTGCCTCTACCAGAACTGCGGGGGCAACGAGGCACCCATCAACTACCAGAACTGCGGCGCCCGGGTGAAGGCCTTCGGCCGCGAGATGGGCATGACCGCCGCCGACATCGCCGCGAGCCACTGCGTCACGGCCAATGCCGACCAGGTCGAGGTCGAGGTCCAGCTCACCTACGACCCGGTGTTCACCGGTCTGTTCTACGGCGGCGCGATCACCGTGAAGGGCCGGGCCGTGGCGGAGAACCAGGTCGGTTAGGGCCTCCAGCGAGAGGCCCCAGGCACTAGGCATGCCCGGCGGATCGGGTGACCGTGCGTATCAGCCGGACAGGGTCTGGGCAGGCCCGGCGGAACTTACGGTTTGTGGGTTACCCAGAGCAGTTCCGCCGGCCAGCGGTGTGCCCAGTCGGGTGGGTCGGTTTCGTTGTAGCCGTTGGGTGTTCCGAGTTCGGGCCGCGGTTCGATGAGGTCGTCGATGAGGAGACCCGCGCCGCGCAGGACCTTGACCCAGTCGCCGTAGGTGAGCTGATAGCTGGTCGCGCCGTTGCCTTCGGCGATGGTGTTCAGGCCGAAGTAGTCCTGCTGCAGCGTCGTGGTCACGCGGTCGGCGGCTTCGTCGTAGCACGCTTCGAACCATGGGCTGGCGACGTTGAACACCAGGCGCCCGCCTCGGGCCAGGACGCGTGCGGCCTGCGGGACGGCCAGGTGCGGGGGCGCCCAGCTGAGCCCACCGAAGTCGCAGAACACCAGGTCGAAGCTGTCGGCGGCGAAGGGGAGTTGTTCGGCGGCACCTTGCACCAGCGGGTAGCGGGCCGCTCCCATCGC
This is a stretch of genomic DNA from Streptomyces sp. NA04227. It encodes these proteins:
- a CDS encoding type II secretion system F family protein, which translates into the protein MNLTMPVIVGAVLGLGIFALVRALMPSKRSAVATVARIDAMRARGASLESSRGREQESGRLAGVRSSVGQRVAEFYLQQGWEQRSLRADLAVLDRGWEKFLATKVLLAAAGVFFGPFMFAVVWTLGFGSSPIIPVWLALMFAALFFFLPDLEVRRDAADKRRDLRRVIGAYLDLVSMSLAGGRGLPEALMAAAEISDGWATQRIRNALADARITGISQWQALGQLGEELGVEELKDLSASLALVADDGAKVRESLASRAETMRHRELAEIEGSAGEKSQSMLVAQLLLCAGFLVFLIFPAAMRVFQV
- a CDS encoding TadE/TadG family type IV pilus assembly protein, coding for MAGVREFGSARAGGAALRVSFGARRRALARRARGGDAGLSTVEVVILAPVMILFILVLVAFGQLVDGRGALDGAARDAARAGSIQKDHATALAEARKAAKADLEDVCSGPVTVRQTSVGFENDTLFTVEVSCEVRGLGMLGLNVPTTLKASFSSPLDPFKRVE
- a CDS encoding CpaF family protein, encoding MSSVDHQLVKRFRQDAGDRIAEQRRLDQVSGVTPMSGEDERQYARAVIAQILEEYARAEISAGRTPLDAETEEQYAAAVHAALFGVGRLQPLLDDAEVENIDINGCDQVFVGYADGREVTGEPVAESDEELIELIQILGAYSGLSSRPFDSANPQLDLRLPDGSRLSAVMDVTRRPALSIRRARMGKVFMSDLVGNGTLTPEVAHFLACAVRARKNIMIAGATNAGKTTLLRALANEIPPHERLITVERALELGLDTFTDLHPNVVAFEERLPNSEGQGTISMAELVRRSLRMNPSRVIVGEVLGDEIVTMLNAMSQGNDGSLSTIHANSSSEVFNRISTYALQATERLPIEASQMLVAGAVNFVVFIQRRNNYQSGGRLQRMVTSVREVNGVDGRVLSSEVFAEAPGGQIVPHAPISCLEELAAFGYRPTGNWG
- a CDS encoding TadE family protein produces the protein MSAIEFVLLTPILFFMIFATVQFALYLFADHIAQAAAQAGARKARATADAEPGAWRGKAREVVDDYIEQLGPKLVLGPDVDMLQPEQNTVGVEITAKIPSVFPGLDLTVHAQSSGPVERFVEDN
- a CDS encoding type II secretion system F family protein, whose protein sequence is MTDTSGVPGTAAGSLDSLGSMGGLFSTTVLYSLGCGVAVGGGLALLLIAVRGLPAKPAHEKAKSGERAGELLRFAGQRGSMAGGAGLVVLLLTRWAVAGIAAGVLVFFWDKLFGGAAEERAAMRRVEALAAWTESLRDTIAGAVGLEQAIPASARAAAPVLRPHLDALVDRLRARTPLPDALQTLADEIDDASADIIVAALILNAKLRGPGLRQVLGALAKSAREEVDMRQRVMAQRASTRRSVQIVVAVSIAFVLGLSIFNREFVSPYGTAVGQLVLACVCGLFALGFWWLRKLSTIDTPERFLVHDEPGVQFVRPRAGAPAGPPPQQGQAQTLPSHDEGARR
- a CDS encoding Tad domain-containing protein, whose protein sequence is MAARTDRLDDRGSGAGAVIIFALVFLTLAAFVIDGGLSISKRERAADIAEQAARYAAQDIDRECLYQNCGGNEAPINYQNCGARVKAFGREMGMTAADIAASHCVTANADQVEVEVQLTYDPVFTGLFYGGAITVKGRAVAENQVG
- a CDS encoding class I SAM-dependent methyltransferase codes for the protein MESIPANRRLWNRISSAYQHEHDPQIGAAPRLWGMYSLPDAHLHALGDVTGKRVLELGCGAGQWSRALAAEGATVVGLDLSEAQLAAAARAMGAARYPLVQGAAEQLPFAADSFDLVFCDFGGLSWAPPHLAVPQAARVLARGGRLVFNVASPWFEACYDEAADRVTTTLQQDYFGLNTIAEGNGATSYQLTYGDWVKVLRGAGLLIDDLIEPRPELGTPNGYNETDPPDWAHRWPAELLWVTHKP